The following proteins are encoded in a genomic region of Salminus brasiliensis chromosome 25, fSalBra1.hap2, whole genome shotgun sequence:
- the sltm gene encoding SAFB-like transcription modulator isoform X1 produces the protein MASGAITAETKRITELRVVDLKTELKRRNMDVAGVKNVLIARLKQAIEDEGGDPENIEIPSVDTPTRKNAKSKGRKVDSDLDTAMEEESFSKEAEEEESEKDVTDTDDATRENSKSFSGGDGLAEPEAQPEPEPDAEPEIEAEVEPEPEPEPELDAEAEAEPEPEVPAMEALESELAPEPAKELEDDNISVTIQAEDAITLDVDGDDLLETGKHVKLPDSEADKGCEEPEASAETRQEADSMAEAKDGHKDGKRDDGPKSEAAKKDGREASKKAETGDKEKDSGKKGPSSAGAAGQAKSSSKDRDGKTTKDEKGGISSSSSTSSTRNLWVSGLSSNTKAADLKNLFGKYGKVFSAKVVTNARSPGAKCYGLVTMSSSAEVARCISHLDRTELHGQQISVDRVKSDPFKKDFSKKEGEDKTGSSKILSEKRTPTGTKTTSKTQASSKKEEKKPSEKESKDSSKKLETKGPKSDGLSSSSAADVKKDEKKHGRKSPGKMVVGDQAKRDQGFKPRLPFRRGGRFDKPGPPNMMNRRPRWIGPPEEMDPMKKGRPFLNKGGNKDILPFEKMKEQRMRERMVRMERMRRAMELRRRREIAERERRERERIRVMREREERENLLRERQRLELERQKLERERMERERLERERIRIEQERRKEAERMAREREELRRQQEQLRYEQEKRNNLKRGRDVDHRRDDSYWNGNKKMQPESEGRISQASDYGNRQQGRFNDFSSRDRARFPDSSPVQPNNFDRRNRFEGEPETKKNRPDTRRESSGFDRYPKSFDTVRRPEPPPPSARADLRDTDRREIRDRDERRPVARPVARPVARPVARPVAMPDRPAGGRAPPPAMTHSRSARDTGHTGWKNDSGMNTKPSDVRGAVRMRPERSGREGPGPAMRGAPPSSRGRSSFSSRDGGRPTVMGDQQHFSSGRQVVVERQGRDQGPRKDWHGGAGSQSGGFPDSRRMGESRPGMMAPHSSHSSAGMNRIVQITNVPMAGSSGGFKPFKGRF, from the exons ATGGCGTCGGGGGCCATTACAGCGGAGACCAAGCGGATCACCGAGCTGCGGGTGGTGGACCTGAAGACGGAGCTGAAGCGCAGGAATATGGACGTGGCGGGAGTGAAGAATGTGCTCATCGCGCGACTCAAACAA GCAATAGAAGACGAAGGTGGCGATCCAGAAAACATCGAAATCCCATCAGTGGACACACCGACCAGAAAGAATGCGAAATCCAAAG GAAGGAAAGTTGACTCGGACCTTGACACAGCAATGGAAGAGGAGTCCTTTTCCAAG GAGGCTGAAGAGGAGGAATCAGAGAAAG ATGTAACTGATACTGATGATGCTACTCGCGAAAATTCTAAATCCTTCTCCGGCGGGGACGGCCTCGCCGAACCTGAGGCACAGCCAGAACCAGAACCGGATGCAGAGCCTGAGATTGAGGCCGAGGTGGAGCCTGAGCCGGAGCCTGAGCCTGAGCTTGACGCTGAGGCCGAagctgaacctgaacctgaagtCCCAGCAATGGAGGCCTTGGAGAGCGAACTCGCTCCCGAACCGGCCAAAGAGCTTGAAGATGATAACATTTCCGTCACCATCCAAGCTGAAGATGCCATCACGCTGGATGTGGATGGGGACGACCTCCTGGAAACAGGTAAACATGTGAAACTTCCAGATTCTGAGGCAGACAAGGGCTGCGAGGAGCCGGAAGCCTCTGCCGAGACGAGGCAGGAGGCAGACTCGATGGCCGAAGCAAAGGACGGCCACAAAGATGGTAAGAGAGATGACGGGCCGAAGTCTGAAGCCGCCAAGAAGGACGGCAGGGAGGCCTCGAAGAAAGCTGAAACGGGAGACAAAGAAAAGGATTCTGGGAAGAAAGGCCCCTCTTCTGCTGGGGCGGCAGGTCAAGCAAAGAG CTCCTCAAAAGACCGAGATGGGAAGACCACGAAAGACGAGAAAG GAggaatcagcagcagcagcagcactagCTCCACTCGCAACTTGTGGGTGAGTGGCCTGTCCTCCAACACTAAAGCCGCTGATCTGAAGAACCTCTTTGGCAAATATGGGAAG gtcTTCAGTGCAAAAGTGGTCACCAACGCCCGCAGCCCTGGAGCTAAATGCTATGGTTTAGTGACCATGTCATCCAGTGCAGAGGTGGCAAGATGCATCTCCCACCTGGACCGCACAGAGCTTCATGGCCAGCAGATCTCTGTGGACAGG gttaaaAGTGACCCTTTCAAGAAAGACTTCtccaagaaagaaggagaggacaAAACAGGGTCCAGTAAAATCTTGTCAGAAAAGCGTACCCCTACTGGGACAAAGACAACCAGCAA GACTCAGGCCTCTTCCAAAAAGGAAGAGAAGAAGCCGTCTGAGAAGGAGAGCAAGGACTCTTCCAAGAAACTGGAGACCAAAGGCCCGAAGTCTGATGGCCTGTCTTCCAGCTCTGCGGCAGATGTTAAGAAGGATGAGAAGAAGCATGGCC GAAAGAGCCCTGGGAAGATGGTAGTGGGTGATCAAGCTAAAAGAGACCAAGGCTTTAAACCTAGACTTCCATTCAGAAGAGGAGGGAGATTTGACAAG CCTGGACCACCCAATATGATGAACAGACGACCTCGGTGGATCGGTCCTCCTGAAgag ATGGACCCAATGAAGAAAGGAAGGCCTTTCCTTAACAAAGGTGGCAATAAAGATATCCTTCCCTTTGAGAAAATGAAGGAGCAAAGGATGCGAGAGCGCATGGTCAGAATGGAGCGAATGCGCAGGGCCATGGAACTTCGCAG GCGGCGTGAGATTGCAGAGCGCGAGCGGCGAGAGCGTGAGAGAATCCGTGTGATGCGCGAGCGAGAAGAGAGGGAAAACCTATTGCGTGAGCGCCAGAGGCTGGAGCTCGAGAGGCAGAAACTGGAGCGTGAACGCATGGAGCGAGAGCGGTTGGAAAGGGAGAGGATCCGCATAGAGCAG GAACGGCGAAAGGAAGCAGAGAGGATGGCTCGGGAACGGGAAGAGCTGAGAAGGCAGCAGGAACAGCTGCGCTATGAGCAGGAGAAACGCAACAACCTGAAAAGAGGCCGTGACGTAGACCACAG GAGGGATGACTCCTACTGGAATGGCAACAAGAAGatgcagccagagtcagagggCCGGATCAGCCAGGCCTCGGACTACGGTAACCGTCAGCAGGGCCGTTTTAATGACTTCAGCTCCAGAGACCGAGCACGCTTCCCTGACTCTTCTCCTGTTCAGCCTAACAACTTTGACAG ACGGAATCGGTTCGAGGGTGAGCCAGAAACTAAGAAGAACAGGCCTGACACCCGGCGTGAGAGCTCTGGGTTTGACCGATACCCTAAAAGCTTTGACACTGTCCGCCGGCCCGAGCCGCCTCCTCCTTCTGCACGTGCTGATCTGCGGGATACAGACCGGCGTGAGATCAGAGACCGAGATGAGCGCAGGCCCGTGGCCAGACCTGTTGCCAGGCCTGTGGCAAGACCTGTGGCCAGACCCGTGGCAATGCCTGATagaccagcagggggcagagctcctcctccagccaTGACCCACTCACGTTCTGCCCGAGATACAGGCCACACTGGCTGGAAGAATGACAGTGGCATGAACACCAAACCGAGTGATGTGCG AGGAGCTGTGCGGATGCGTCCGGAGCGTTCAGGCCGAGAGGGGCCTGGTCCTGCCATGAGAGGAGCCCCTCCATCAAGCCGTGGCAGATCCAGCTTCAGCAGCAGAGATGGAGGAAGACCTACAGTCATGGGGGATCAG CAGCATTTCAGCAGCGGGCGGCAAGTAGTAGTGGAGCGGCAAGGACGGGACCAGGGCCCGAGGAAAGACTGGCATGGGGGTGCGGGCTCCCAGAGCGGAGGCTTCCCTGACAGTCGGCGCATGGGAGAGAGCCGGCCTGGCATGATGGCTCCGCACTCCAG
- the sltm gene encoding SAFB-like transcription modulator isoform X2: MASGAITAETKRITELRVVDLKTELKRRNMDVAGVKNVLIARLKQAIEDEGGDPENIEIPSVDTPTRKNAKSKGRKVDSDLDTAMEEESFSKEAEEEESEKDVTDTDDATRENSKSFSGGDGLAEPEAQPEPEPDAEPEIEAEVEPEPEPEPELDAEAEAEPEPEVPAMEALESELAPEPAKELEDDNISVTIQAEDAITLDVDGDDLLETGKHVKLPDSEADKGCEEPEASAETRQEADSMAEAKDGHKDGKRDDGPKSEAAKKDGREASKKAETGDKEKDSGKKGPSSAGAAGQAKSSSKDRDGKTTKDEKGGISSSSSTSSTRNLWVSGLSSNTKAADLKNLFGKYGKVFSAKVVTNARSPGAKCYGLVTMSSSAEVARCISHLDRTELHGQQISVDRVKSDPFKKDFSKKEGEDKTGSSKILSEKRTPTGTKTTSKTQASSKKEEKKPSEKESKDSSKKLETKGPKSDGLSSSSAADVKKDEKKHGRKSPGKMVVGDQAKRDQGFKPRLPFRRGGRFDKPGPPNMMNRRPRWIGPPEEMDPMKKGRPFLNKGGNKDILPFEKMKEQRMRERMVRMERMRRAMELRRRREIAERERRERERIRVMREREERENLLRERQRLELERQKLERERMERERLERERIRIEQERRKEAERMAREREELRRQQEQLRYEQEKRNNLKRGRDVDHRRDDSYWNGNKKMQPESEGRISQASDYGNRQQGRFNDFSSRDRARFPDSSPVQPNNFDRRNRFEGEPETKKNRPDTRRESSGFDRYPKSFDTVRRPEPPPPSARADLRDTDRREIRDRDERRPVARPVARPVARPVARPVAMPDRPAGGRAPPPAMTHSRSARDTGHTGWKNDSGMNTKPSDVRGAVRMRPERSGREGPGPAMRGAPPSSRGRSSFSSRDGGRPTVMGDQHFSSGRQVVVERQGRDQGPRKDWHGGAGSQSGGFPDSRRMGESRPGMMAPHSSHSSAGMNRIVQITNVPMAGSSGGFKPFKGRF, translated from the exons ATGGCGTCGGGGGCCATTACAGCGGAGACCAAGCGGATCACCGAGCTGCGGGTGGTGGACCTGAAGACGGAGCTGAAGCGCAGGAATATGGACGTGGCGGGAGTGAAGAATGTGCTCATCGCGCGACTCAAACAA GCAATAGAAGACGAAGGTGGCGATCCAGAAAACATCGAAATCCCATCAGTGGACACACCGACCAGAAAGAATGCGAAATCCAAAG GAAGGAAAGTTGACTCGGACCTTGACACAGCAATGGAAGAGGAGTCCTTTTCCAAG GAGGCTGAAGAGGAGGAATCAGAGAAAG ATGTAACTGATACTGATGATGCTACTCGCGAAAATTCTAAATCCTTCTCCGGCGGGGACGGCCTCGCCGAACCTGAGGCACAGCCAGAACCAGAACCGGATGCAGAGCCTGAGATTGAGGCCGAGGTGGAGCCTGAGCCGGAGCCTGAGCCTGAGCTTGACGCTGAGGCCGAagctgaacctgaacctgaagtCCCAGCAATGGAGGCCTTGGAGAGCGAACTCGCTCCCGAACCGGCCAAAGAGCTTGAAGATGATAACATTTCCGTCACCATCCAAGCTGAAGATGCCATCACGCTGGATGTGGATGGGGACGACCTCCTGGAAACAGGTAAACATGTGAAACTTCCAGATTCTGAGGCAGACAAGGGCTGCGAGGAGCCGGAAGCCTCTGCCGAGACGAGGCAGGAGGCAGACTCGATGGCCGAAGCAAAGGACGGCCACAAAGATGGTAAGAGAGATGACGGGCCGAAGTCTGAAGCCGCCAAGAAGGACGGCAGGGAGGCCTCGAAGAAAGCTGAAACGGGAGACAAAGAAAAGGATTCTGGGAAGAAAGGCCCCTCTTCTGCTGGGGCGGCAGGTCAAGCAAAGAG CTCCTCAAAAGACCGAGATGGGAAGACCACGAAAGACGAGAAAG GAggaatcagcagcagcagcagcactagCTCCACTCGCAACTTGTGGGTGAGTGGCCTGTCCTCCAACACTAAAGCCGCTGATCTGAAGAACCTCTTTGGCAAATATGGGAAG gtcTTCAGTGCAAAAGTGGTCACCAACGCCCGCAGCCCTGGAGCTAAATGCTATGGTTTAGTGACCATGTCATCCAGTGCAGAGGTGGCAAGATGCATCTCCCACCTGGACCGCACAGAGCTTCATGGCCAGCAGATCTCTGTGGACAGG gttaaaAGTGACCCTTTCAAGAAAGACTTCtccaagaaagaaggagaggacaAAACAGGGTCCAGTAAAATCTTGTCAGAAAAGCGTACCCCTACTGGGACAAAGACAACCAGCAA GACTCAGGCCTCTTCCAAAAAGGAAGAGAAGAAGCCGTCTGAGAAGGAGAGCAAGGACTCTTCCAAGAAACTGGAGACCAAAGGCCCGAAGTCTGATGGCCTGTCTTCCAGCTCTGCGGCAGATGTTAAGAAGGATGAGAAGAAGCATGGCC GAAAGAGCCCTGGGAAGATGGTAGTGGGTGATCAAGCTAAAAGAGACCAAGGCTTTAAACCTAGACTTCCATTCAGAAGAGGAGGGAGATTTGACAAG CCTGGACCACCCAATATGATGAACAGACGACCTCGGTGGATCGGTCCTCCTGAAgag ATGGACCCAATGAAGAAAGGAAGGCCTTTCCTTAACAAAGGTGGCAATAAAGATATCCTTCCCTTTGAGAAAATGAAGGAGCAAAGGATGCGAGAGCGCATGGTCAGAATGGAGCGAATGCGCAGGGCCATGGAACTTCGCAG GCGGCGTGAGATTGCAGAGCGCGAGCGGCGAGAGCGTGAGAGAATCCGTGTGATGCGCGAGCGAGAAGAGAGGGAAAACCTATTGCGTGAGCGCCAGAGGCTGGAGCTCGAGAGGCAGAAACTGGAGCGTGAACGCATGGAGCGAGAGCGGTTGGAAAGGGAGAGGATCCGCATAGAGCAG GAACGGCGAAAGGAAGCAGAGAGGATGGCTCGGGAACGGGAAGAGCTGAGAAGGCAGCAGGAACAGCTGCGCTATGAGCAGGAGAAACGCAACAACCTGAAAAGAGGCCGTGACGTAGACCACAG GAGGGATGACTCCTACTGGAATGGCAACAAGAAGatgcagccagagtcagagggCCGGATCAGCCAGGCCTCGGACTACGGTAACCGTCAGCAGGGCCGTTTTAATGACTTCAGCTCCAGAGACCGAGCACGCTTCCCTGACTCTTCTCCTGTTCAGCCTAACAACTTTGACAG ACGGAATCGGTTCGAGGGTGAGCCAGAAACTAAGAAGAACAGGCCTGACACCCGGCGTGAGAGCTCTGGGTTTGACCGATACCCTAAAAGCTTTGACACTGTCCGCCGGCCCGAGCCGCCTCCTCCTTCTGCACGTGCTGATCTGCGGGATACAGACCGGCGTGAGATCAGAGACCGAGATGAGCGCAGGCCCGTGGCCAGACCTGTTGCCAGGCCTGTGGCAAGACCTGTGGCCAGACCCGTGGCAATGCCTGATagaccagcagggggcagagctcctcctccagccaTGACCCACTCACGTTCTGCCCGAGATACAGGCCACACTGGCTGGAAGAATGACAGTGGCATGAACACCAAACCGAGTGATGTGCG AGGAGCTGTGCGGATGCGTCCGGAGCGTTCAGGCCGAGAGGGGCCTGGTCCTGCCATGAGAGGAGCCCCTCCATCAAGCCGTGGCAGATCCAGCTTCAGCAGCAGAGATGGAGGAAGACCTACAGTCATGGGGGATCAG CATTTCAGCAGCGGGCGGCAAGTAGTAGTGGAGCGGCAAGGACGGGACCAGGGCCCGAGGAAAGACTGGCATGGGGGTGCGGGCTCCCAGAGCGGAGGCTTCCCTGACAGTCGGCGCATGGGAGAGAGCCGGCCTGGCATGATGGCTCCGCACTCCAG
- the sltm gene encoding SAFB-like transcription modulator isoform X3 — protein MASGAITAETKRITELRVVDLKTELKRRNMDVAGVKNVLIARLKQAIEDEGGDPENIEIPSVDTPTRKNAKSKGRKVDSDLDTAMEEESFSKEAEEEESEKDVTDTDDATRENSKSFSGGDGLAEPEAQPEPEPDAEPEIEAEVEPEPEPEPELDAEAEAEPEPEVPAMEALESELAPEPAKELEDDNISVTIQAEDAITLDVDGDDLLETGKHVKLPDSEADKGCEEPEASAETRQEADSMAEAKDGHKDGKRDDGPKSEAAKKDGREASKKAETGDKEKDSGKKGPSSAGAAGQAKSSSKDRDGKTTKDEKGGISSSSSTSSTRNLWVSGLSSNTKAADLKNLFGKYGKVFSAKVVTNARSPGAKCYGLVTMSSSAEVARCISHLDRTELHGQQISVDRVKSDPFKKDFSKKEGEDKTGSSKILSEKRTPTGTKTTSKTQASSKKEEKKPSEKESKDSSKKLETKGPKSDGLSSSSAADVKKDEKKHGRKSPGKMVVGDQAKRDQGFKPRLPFRRGGRFDKPGPPNMMNRRPRWIGPPEEMDPMKKGRPFLNKGGNKDILPFEKMKEQRMRERMVRMERMRRAMELRRRREIAERERRERERIRVMREREERENLLRERQRLELERQKLERERMERERLERERIRIEQERRKEAERMAREREELRRQQEQLRYEQEKRNNLKRGRDVDHRRDDSYWNGNKKMQPESEGRISQASDYGNRQQGRFNDFSSRDRARFPDSSPVQPNNFDRRNRFEGEPETKKNRPDTRRESSGFDRYPKSFDTVRRPEPPPPSARADLRDTDRREIRDRDERRPVARPVARPVARPVARPVAMPDRPAGGRAPPPAMTHSRSARDTGHTGWKNDSGMNTKPSDVRGAVRMRPERSGREGPGPAMRGAPPSSRGRSSFSSRDGGRPTVMGDQQHFSSGRQVVVERQGRDQGPRKDWHGGAGSQSGGFPDSRRMGESRPGMMAPHSRYVHR, from the exons ATGGCGTCGGGGGCCATTACAGCGGAGACCAAGCGGATCACCGAGCTGCGGGTGGTGGACCTGAAGACGGAGCTGAAGCGCAGGAATATGGACGTGGCGGGAGTGAAGAATGTGCTCATCGCGCGACTCAAACAA GCAATAGAAGACGAAGGTGGCGATCCAGAAAACATCGAAATCCCATCAGTGGACACACCGACCAGAAAGAATGCGAAATCCAAAG GAAGGAAAGTTGACTCGGACCTTGACACAGCAATGGAAGAGGAGTCCTTTTCCAAG GAGGCTGAAGAGGAGGAATCAGAGAAAG ATGTAACTGATACTGATGATGCTACTCGCGAAAATTCTAAATCCTTCTCCGGCGGGGACGGCCTCGCCGAACCTGAGGCACAGCCAGAACCAGAACCGGATGCAGAGCCTGAGATTGAGGCCGAGGTGGAGCCTGAGCCGGAGCCTGAGCCTGAGCTTGACGCTGAGGCCGAagctgaacctgaacctgaagtCCCAGCAATGGAGGCCTTGGAGAGCGAACTCGCTCCCGAACCGGCCAAAGAGCTTGAAGATGATAACATTTCCGTCACCATCCAAGCTGAAGATGCCATCACGCTGGATGTGGATGGGGACGACCTCCTGGAAACAGGTAAACATGTGAAACTTCCAGATTCTGAGGCAGACAAGGGCTGCGAGGAGCCGGAAGCCTCTGCCGAGACGAGGCAGGAGGCAGACTCGATGGCCGAAGCAAAGGACGGCCACAAAGATGGTAAGAGAGATGACGGGCCGAAGTCTGAAGCCGCCAAGAAGGACGGCAGGGAGGCCTCGAAGAAAGCTGAAACGGGAGACAAAGAAAAGGATTCTGGGAAGAAAGGCCCCTCTTCTGCTGGGGCGGCAGGTCAAGCAAAGAG CTCCTCAAAAGACCGAGATGGGAAGACCACGAAAGACGAGAAAG GAggaatcagcagcagcagcagcactagCTCCACTCGCAACTTGTGGGTGAGTGGCCTGTCCTCCAACACTAAAGCCGCTGATCTGAAGAACCTCTTTGGCAAATATGGGAAG gtcTTCAGTGCAAAAGTGGTCACCAACGCCCGCAGCCCTGGAGCTAAATGCTATGGTTTAGTGACCATGTCATCCAGTGCAGAGGTGGCAAGATGCATCTCCCACCTGGACCGCACAGAGCTTCATGGCCAGCAGATCTCTGTGGACAGG gttaaaAGTGACCCTTTCAAGAAAGACTTCtccaagaaagaaggagaggacaAAACAGGGTCCAGTAAAATCTTGTCAGAAAAGCGTACCCCTACTGGGACAAAGACAACCAGCAA GACTCAGGCCTCTTCCAAAAAGGAAGAGAAGAAGCCGTCTGAGAAGGAGAGCAAGGACTCTTCCAAGAAACTGGAGACCAAAGGCCCGAAGTCTGATGGCCTGTCTTCCAGCTCTGCGGCAGATGTTAAGAAGGATGAGAAGAAGCATGGCC GAAAGAGCCCTGGGAAGATGGTAGTGGGTGATCAAGCTAAAAGAGACCAAGGCTTTAAACCTAGACTTCCATTCAGAAGAGGAGGGAGATTTGACAAG CCTGGACCACCCAATATGATGAACAGACGACCTCGGTGGATCGGTCCTCCTGAAgag ATGGACCCAATGAAGAAAGGAAGGCCTTTCCTTAACAAAGGTGGCAATAAAGATATCCTTCCCTTTGAGAAAATGAAGGAGCAAAGGATGCGAGAGCGCATGGTCAGAATGGAGCGAATGCGCAGGGCCATGGAACTTCGCAG GCGGCGTGAGATTGCAGAGCGCGAGCGGCGAGAGCGTGAGAGAATCCGTGTGATGCGCGAGCGAGAAGAGAGGGAAAACCTATTGCGTGAGCGCCAGAGGCTGGAGCTCGAGAGGCAGAAACTGGAGCGTGAACGCATGGAGCGAGAGCGGTTGGAAAGGGAGAGGATCCGCATAGAGCAG GAACGGCGAAAGGAAGCAGAGAGGATGGCTCGGGAACGGGAAGAGCTGAGAAGGCAGCAGGAACAGCTGCGCTATGAGCAGGAGAAACGCAACAACCTGAAAAGAGGCCGTGACGTAGACCACAG GAGGGATGACTCCTACTGGAATGGCAACAAGAAGatgcagccagagtcagagggCCGGATCAGCCAGGCCTCGGACTACGGTAACCGTCAGCAGGGCCGTTTTAATGACTTCAGCTCCAGAGACCGAGCACGCTTCCCTGACTCTTCTCCTGTTCAGCCTAACAACTTTGACAG ACGGAATCGGTTCGAGGGTGAGCCAGAAACTAAGAAGAACAGGCCTGACACCCGGCGTGAGAGCTCTGGGTTTGACCGATACCCTAAAAGCTTTGACACTGTCCGCCGGCCCGAGCCGCCTCCTCCTTCTGCACGTGCTGATCTGCGGGATACAGACCGGCGTGAGATCAGAGACCGAGATGAGCGCAGGCCCGTGGCCAGACCTGTTGCCAGGCCTGTGGCAAGACCTGTGGCCAGACCCGTGGCAATGCCTGATagaccagcagggggcagagctcctcctccagccaTGACCCACTCACGTTCTGCCCGAGATACAGGCCACACTGGCTGGAAGAATGACAGTGGCATGAACACCAAACCGAGTGATGTGCG AGGAGCTGTGCGGATGCGTCCGGAGCGTTCAGGCCGAGAGGGGCCTGGTCCTGCCATGAGAGGAGCCCCTCCATCAAGCCGTGGCAGATCCAGCTTCAGCAGCAGAGATGGAGGAAGACCTACAGTCATGGGGGATCAG CAGCATTTCAGCAGCGGGCGGCAAGTAGTAGTGGAGCGGCAAGGACGGGACCAGGGCCCGAGGAAAGACTGGCATGGGGGTGCGGGCTCCCAGAGCGGAGGCTTCCCTGACAGTCGGCGCATGGGAGAGAGCCGGCCTGGCATGATGGCTCCGCACTCCAGGTATGTACACAGATAG